The Fusarium musae strain F31 chromosome 10, whole genome shotgun sequence genome window below encodes:
- a CDS encoding hypothetical protein (EggNog:ENOG41) — protein sequence MQASTNQHNNQPLAAAFSGVASTPYSLFEIRLEREFVVFWGSRYESTDQLLKGVVVLCLQSPLKLDEVRLRLDGTVRHAWLNDPGVAHNTSIMKHKWPSLLETGGKSVTLPAGNYEWPFELMMAGDTSESLEGIRDASITYGLRATISRGKLARHISCTKKLRIIRTFAPTALEFMHNMSVEQTWINKVDYSVSIPTKAAVFGGSIVLETRFTPLVKGLEIERIVATLVEFQEFSMHSRHYIYTREHKSKRDISQWDFEMSREQHWQDTIEETGQEGWVMKKTLQLPKKLSECIQDIDAQGIRVYHKLKIHIPIRNQDGHVSHLDLGIPVNIFISPSITLDDQGNLIDQSPSTQGPPSELIGPPVYGEHILDQLYDSLEDWQIPGQGSHPGEGEGSGTSTPHHTDSNESQTYESSNTFELSQSSQSHDPSRSSSETVSTDPEEFAELSKVPTYRTALRTPLQPHTQQGGALPPDYRTAAATAASDS from the exons ATGCAAGcctcaaccaaccaacacAATAACCAGCCTCTCGCTGCTGCTTTCAGTGGCGTAGCATCAACACCGTATTCCCTATTCGAGATCAG ACTCGAACGCGAATTTGTCGTATTCTGGGGCAGCCGATATGAATCAACAGATCAACTACTCAAGGGAGTCGTAGTCCTGTGTCTACAGTCGCCGCTCAAGCTTGACGAAGTCAGACTTCGCCTAGATGGTACTGTTCGTCATGCATGGCTGAACGATCCCGGCGTGGCCCacaacaccagcatcatGAAGCACAAATGGCCCTCATTGCTGGAAACAGGTGGCAAGAGCGTCACTCTACCAGCTGGCAACTACGAGTGGCCTTTCGAACTGATGATGGCGGGAGATACTTCTGAGAGTCTCGAGGGTATCCGGGATGCTTCCATCACATATGGCTTGAGAGCAACGATCAGCAGAGGCAAGCTGGCTCGACATATCAGCTGTACCAAGAAGCTTCGAATCATCCGCACATTTGCGCCGACTGCCTTGGAATTTATGCATAACATGAGTGTCGAGCAGACATGGATCAACAAAGTCGACTACTCTGTTTCCATACCGACAAAAGCTGCTGTTTTCGGAGGGTCTATTGTTCTCGAAACGCGATTTACACCACTGGTCAAAGGACTCGAAATCGAAAGGATCGTCGCGACTTTGGTGGAGTTTCAAGAGTTCAGCATGCACAGCAGACACTATATCTACACAAGAGAACACAAAAGCAAACGCGACATTTCTCAATGGGACTTTGAGATGTCAAGAGAGCAACACTGGCAGGACACTATAGAGGAAACGGGTCAAGAGGGATGGGTCATGAAGAAGACACTCCAGTTACCGAAGAAGCTGAGCGAATGCATCCAAGACATAGACGCACAAGGCATCAGAGTCTATCACAAACTCAAGATACACATACCCATTCGCAACCAGGACGGGCATGTATCTCAT CTTGACTTGGGCATTCCCGTCAATATCTTCATCTCGCCGTCAATCACCCTTGACGACCAAGGAAACTTGATAGACCAATCCCCTAGCACACAAGGACCACCAAGCGAGTTAATAGGCCCACCAGTGTATGGTGAGCATATTTTAGATCAGCTATACGACAGTCTTGAGGACTGGCAAATCCCTGGGCAAGGCTCCCACCCaggtgagggagagggatCTGGTACCAGCACTCCTCATCACACAGACTCGAATGAAAGTCAGACATACGAGAGCTCCAACACATTTGAATTATCGCAGTCAAGCCAGAGTCACGACCCATCGCGCAGCTCATCCGAAACCGTGTCTACTGACCCAGAAGAATTTGCCGAACTTAGCAAAGTTCCGACATATCGCACGGCGCTCCGGACTCCATTGCAACCGCATACTCAGCAAGGCGGAGCCCTGCCTCCAGATTATCGAACGGCTGCGGCGACGGCAGCGAGTGATAGTTGA
- a CDS encoding hypothetical protein (EggNog:ENOG41) encodes MPHNVLVTGAAGYIGGSIIADILSRTDETLMGINIFAATRTQDQVDKISSLDRVHAFLVDLQDKPAVQYAIVKHEIDIVIHAAGAIFPDMLSNLLSGLGDRRRATGNKTYLIHAIASMFTEEGGWPFGRVKDSDPLIDRQRELGLDNPVRKTNVVLADEGKAQGVETFNIPIQLTYGRGTGECRKLSVNIPALIRTSIKLRTVHKLDVDSTPGNVHISDLTDLYILILNKILKEEPVAVGTERYFFSVAHRVSWWKIMDKIAEGLYARGLVDEPTPKVWPNYDVAADALGFPRRFIRPMCMPNLSGDLEPANGIALGWRPKQDSEQKCLDQIEQEIKDVEELDTVRMGLFDTLIAEQKQ; translated from the exons atgcctCACAACGTCCTTGTTACTGGAGCCGCTGGCTACAT CGGTGGTTCTATCATCGCTGACATCCTTTCCCGTACCGATGAAACGCTGATGGGCATCAACATTTTCGCGGCTACCCGAACCCAAGATCAGGTCGATAAGATATCGAGCCTCGACAGAGTCCATGCCTTCTTAGTCGATCTCCAAGATAAGCCTGCCGTGCAATATGCAATTGTGAAACATGAGA TCGACATCGTCATCCATGCAGCTGGAGCCATTTTCCCAGACATGCTGTCGAACCTGCTCAGTGGTCTTGGAGACCGCCGCCGAGCTACCGGCAACAAAACATACCTGATTCATGCAA TCGCGTCTATGTTCACTGAGGAAGGTGGATGGCCTTTCGGAAGGGTCAAAGACTCTGATCCCCTCATCGATAGGCAGAGggagcttggccttgacaacCCTGTTCGAAAG ACAAACGTTGTCCTTGCCGATGAAGGCAAGGCCCAGGGCGTTGAGACTTTTAACATTCCCATCCAGCTCACTT ATGGGCGTGGAACTGGCGAGTGCAGAAAGCTCTCTGTCAACATTCCTGCTTTGATTCGGACAAGCATCAAATTGAGGACGGTCCATAAGCTCGATGTGGACTCG ACTCCTGGAAATGTGCATATCTCCGATCTTACGGATCTGTATATTCTTATCCTCAATAAGATCCTGAAAGAGGAGCCTGTCGCTGTTGGAACTGAGAGATACTTCTTCTCAGTTGCTCATCGCGTCAGCTGGTGGAAGATCATGGATAAGATTGCGGAGGGTCTCTACGCCCGCGGTCTTGTTGACGAGCCGACACCAAAAGTCTGGCCTAACTACGATGTTGCAGCTGATGCCCTGGGATTTCCACGAAGGTTCATTCGTCCCATGTGCATGCCCAA TCTCAGTGGTGATCTCGAGCCGGCGAATGGAATCGCTTTGGGTTGGAGGCCCAAACAGGACAGCGAGCAGAAGTGTCTGGATCAGATTGAACAAGAAATtaaggatgttgaggagctgGATACTGTCAGAATGGGGCTTTTCGATACTCTTATTGCCGAACAGAAACAGTAG
- a CDS encoding hypothetical protein (MEROPS:MER0004893~EggNog:ENOG41), whose amino-acid sequence MGGGLDLSKRVRLRELLPELYLGRWQPGHLNSITDVPGVLVHTESIQPDQDVNTGVTTILPRADWFNYSCHAAIFKFNGSGEMTGSHWIEESGTLTSPIILTTNSSIGDAFRGVYDYATKYHATKEGDVNLFAFPVVTETYDGYLNKQSRFALTPDHVVRGIRNASADAVPEGCTGGGTGMICHRFKGGTGSSSRIVPGTDSKGNSKDYTVGVLVQANYGLKEDLHIGGVPVGRILILEAQSPSSSEAPAIHGPHVDGSIIIIIATDIPLLPVQLQRLAKRATVGLSRVGGYGSNGSGDIFLAFSTAAKIPMQHLEGGDLDPFKPTSFEVGTVHNETINGAFEAVADATEEAICNALCMAETMTGYKGRTVEALDLNKVREIVTKRL is encoded by the coding sequence ATGGGTGGCGGTCTCGATCTCTCCAAGCGAGTTCGTCTCCGCGAACTCCTGCCTGAGCTGTACTTGGGCAGATGGCAGCCAGGTCATCTAAACTCCATCACCGATGTCCCAGGTGTCCTCGTTCACACCGAGTCAATCCAGCCTGACCAGGATGTCAACACTGGAGTCACCACTATTCTTCCTCGAGCAGACTGGTTCAACTACTCATGTCATGCTGCCATCTTCAAGTTTAATGGTTCTGGGGAGATGACAGGCTCTCACTGGATTGAGGAGTCGGGCACATTAACTTCACCGATCATTCTGACAACAAACTCATCGATCGGAGATGCCTTTCGAGGCGTGTATGATTATGCGACCAAGTATCATGCAACTAAGGAGGGAGATGTGAACCTATTTGCGTTCCCTGTCGTGACTGAGACATACGATGGATACCTCAACAAGCAAAGCCGCTTTGCATTGACTCCAGATCACGTTGTCCGGGGTATTCGCAATGCGTCTGCTGATGCGGTACCCGAAGGCTGCACTGGAGGCGGCACGGGAATGATATGCCATCGGTTCAAGGGAGGTACGGGGTCCAGCAGCCGTATTGTACCTGGAACAGACAGCAAAGGAAACTCGAAGGACTACACTGTTGGTGTACTCGTTCAAGCCAACTATGGGCTCAAGGAAGACCTTCACATTGGCGGTGTTCCGGTTGGACGAATTCTGATATTAGAAGCTCAATCGCCTTCGTCGTCGGAAGCGCCCGCGATTCACGGCCCTCACGTCGACGGCAgcatcattatcatcattgCTACAGACATTCCCCTGCTCCCAGTTCAACTTCAGCGACTCGCCAAGCGCGCGACCGTAGGACTGTCACGCGTCGGCGGCTATGGCAGCAACGGTTCAGGCGACATCTTCTTAGCCTTCTCTACAGCCGCCAAGATCCCCATGCAACACCTTGAAGGCGGAGATCTGGATCCCTTCAAACCTACGTCTTTCGAGGTTGGGACTGTGCACAATGAGACGATCAACGGCGCGTTTGAGGCCGTTGCTGACGCGACTGAGGAAGCCATTTGTAATGCTCTATGCATGGCGGAAACTATGACTGGATACAAAGGACGCACTGTCGAGGCATTGGATCTCAACAAGGTCAGAGAGATAGTGACGAAGAGACTGTGA
- a CDS encoding hypothetical protein (EggNog:ENOG41), with translation MATLRNPGSQGYVPLADASSESTEDHVVFEPIKTWKGYIWDTWELPQDQRRLLFKVDAFILTFASIGYFLKNIDQTNINNAFLSGMQEDLEMFGNQLVTNIKPKALRYGHLAMSSGRYRQIYY, from the exons ATGGCGACACTGAGAAATCCAGGATCGCAAGGCTACGTGCCCCTGGCCGACGCTTCATCAGAGAGTACCGAGGATCATGTAGTTTTCGAGCCAATCAAAACATGGAAAGGATACATATGGGATACCTGGGAACTACCGCAGGATCAGAGGCGTTTACTATTCAAGGTTGATGCCTTTATCTTGACCTTCGCATCAATAGGATATttcctcaagaacatcgaCCAGACCAACATCAATAACGCGTTTCTAAGCGGCATGCAGGAGGACCTTGAGATGTTTGGTAATCAGCTTGTGACTA ACATTAAACCCAAGGCACTTCGATATGGACATTTGGCTATGTCATCGGGCAGATACCGTCAAATCTACTATTGA